The Bradyrhizobium betae genomic interval CGCCGTTCCGGAGCGCGCGCATTTCCTCGCGGGATTGCTCGAGATGGGCGGGATGGATGAAATCGACGCCGCTGCGGCCGATCATCTCGTCCGGTCGGTAGCCGAGAATGGTCTCGCTGCTCGGACTGATCTGCACGATATGGCCGCGCGAGTTCATGATCATGATGAGATCCTGCGAGGCGTCGAACAGCTGCCGCCGCTCCTCTAGCTGCTGCTGCAAGGCCCGTTCGGTCCTCCGCTCATCGGTGAGGCGGCGCGCCGAGCCGGACGCGCCGATGATCTCGCCCGAGGCGCCCCTGATCGGTGACAGGCTCACCGAGATCTCGACCGGACTGCCGTCCTTGTGCACCCGCATGGTCTCGAAATGCTCGATGCGCTCACCCCTCGCAATCCGGGCAAGATAGTCCTTGCCCTCCTCGCGGCGATCGGGCGGCAGGATGATCGAGGTCGGTTGTCCGACCGCTTCCTCGGCCGAATGGCCATAGAGCCGCTCGGCCGCTCCGTTCCAGCCGATGATGATGCCGTCGAGCGTCTGCAGGACGATCGAATCGTCGGAGGACTCGACCGCGGCGCTGAACAGGCGTTCGCGGACGGCGAGCTGGTCGCGGGCGGCCTCGGTGCGCCGACGCTCCTCGACCTCATGCTCCAATGCCGATGTCTTCGCCTTGGTCTCCTCGACCATGCGGGCAAACGCCCGCGCCAGCATGCCGGTCTCGCCCGAGGCGTCCATCGGGATGTTCGCGGGCTTGCCGCGCCCGATCGCTTCGACCGCGGCCGTGAGTCGTCCGATCGGCCGGGTCAGCGACCGCGCCAGCAGCACGGCAAGCACGGCCGCGACCATCACCGCGATGAGGCCGATCGTGATGGTGGTTCGTTGGATGATGACGGCGGGCGCCATGAAGACGGCGTTGGGCACGACGCGGATGATGGCGACCCACTGCCCCTCGGCCAGGATCGCGGGCGCGATCGCGGTCCCGCTCGGCTTGCCGTCGCTGTCCGGCACGACCTGCGTAGCTGTCAGCGTCGATCCCGTGGTCGCGGCAAAATAGGGGAAGTCGTCCTGCCAGCGCGTCGGTGTCCCCAGTTGCGAACCGAACTCGCGGGTACGATCTGGATGCACGAGGTAATCGCCGTTGCGGCCGACGACATAGACCGACTCGCCCTGCCGCATCGATATGCGAATGCGATCGAACACCTGTCGCATGTCGATATTGACGACGACGATGCCGAACAGCCGGTGATCGGGCCCGAACAGCGGTCCCGCGACGCGCAATGTCGGAACATGCGGCATCTGAATGACGCCGTCGTCGACGTTGAGGTCGACCGGAGAGACGTAGATCTGGTCCTCGGACAGCTTGATGGCGTCCTGGAAGAAGAAGCGATCGTCCTTGCTCTGCAGAGCCTCGTCGGGAACGATGCGCACCGATCCGCCCGGTCCCGATCGGTCGACGCGCAGATATTCGCGGCCGTCGGCGCCGATCACGCGAAACTTTGCGTAGGCCGGATGGGCCCCGACATCGGCCAGGAGGCGCGTCAGCAGCCGCTCGCGCCAGGTCTTTTCCGAGAGGCGATCGGTCGGATCGACACCGCCGTTGAAATGGGCATCGATCATGCCACGCACGGCGGCATTGGCGCTGAATGTCACGATGTCGGCATGCGCGCCGGCGGTCTGGGCTTCGAGTTGGGAGGCGAGCAGCCGTGACTGGCTCTCGATGCGTTCGAGCACGCGCGGCAGGAAAGCCTGCTCCAGACTGTAATGGCTCAGCCATCCGACGGCGGCGATCGCAACCGCGACCAGCAGGATCATTGCGACGGCCAGTCGGGTTGCGAGAGTCATGTCGGCCTTTGCGCCGCGTCGAGAACAGTCTGGAAGCTTCTGCCACGCTGCAACATGGAGCTTTCAGCTATCAGCAGCCGCAGCCGGCATTGGGTTGCTGCGGGGATGACGATTGCGCCGATCCGAGGCAGCTGTCGACAGCCGCAAGCAATGCCTCGGGCCGAAACGGCTTTTGCAGGCTGGCGACCGCGCCGAGCTTGGTCGCCATCTTCAGGAAGTCCGGTTCGGCATAAGCGTCCGGCGTAACCGAGCGGCCGGAAATGACGATGATGGGAATCGCCGGCCGCCGCGCCCGGATGTGGCGCATCGTCTCGAGGCCATCCATGCCGGGCATGAAGATGTCGAGGAACAGCAATTCGAACTGGCTGGCCTCGAACAGCAGCAGTCCCTTGCGGCCATCGCCGGCGACGGTGACGTGATGACCGGCCCTCTCCAGGATCAGCCGGATCGTGAGCTGCACGGCCGGGTCGTCATCCACGATCAGGATGTTGGCCACGTCTAAAATCCTCCGGGTCGATCGGGATGTCCCGCCGACCCAAATCAAAGTTTCAAATGAGAAATTGTTGCGCGGATTGTGCCCATCCTGCAAGCACTTCGCGGCCGATGCAGCATTCGCCTCGCGCGATTCCGACGGCGGCGCTCATATGCATGTTTACGTGCATATGGATTTCCGGGCGGACTTAGTCGGTCAGGTACTCAGGATGATGGCTCCGGATCTTGTCGAGCTCGCTGAGCGTGCCTGACAGGTGCATGCGCAGATGCTGCTGCGCCGCATCGGCGTCGCCGGCCTCGATCGCGCGTGCGATCAGTCTGTGATGGCGGACGATGTTCTGGGCCTTGCCGGGCGAGGGCAGATGTAGCCGTCGGAGCCGGTCGATATGTCCGCTGCGGCTGCGCACCAGCGTCCAAAGCTCCTGCTTGCACGCTGCGGCGTAGAGCTGGGCATGGAAGTCGTTGTCGCCGGCCATGAACGCCTCGAAGTCACCGGCCTTGGCGAACTGTTGCTGCAGTGCGATGGCCTGATCCAGGCGGACCACCAGCGCGGCGTCGCAGTTGCCTGCGAGCAGGCGCACGATCTCCAGCTCCAGCGCCTGGCGCAGGAAATGCGCCAGCTCGGCGCGGCTGATGTCGATCCGGCTGACCACGGTCGCGTGCTGCGGAAAGACGTCGACCAGGCCTTCCTCTTCGAGCCGCATCAGCGCATCGCGCACCGGCGTCAGGCTGACGCCGAACTGCCCGGCGAGTACGGCGCGTGACAGCGGCGCGCCCGGCGGCAGCTCCAGGGCGATGATCGCATTGCGCAGGCGCTCGAACACCTGCGGCGCGGCCTGGCGGGCGCGATCGAGCCGGGCCGCGCGAGGCGCAGTATGGGTTGCTTCCATGTCGGGTCCCGCGGGCTTGCCTTCGATGCACTAATATATTAGTGCATCACCGGGGTCAACGCGGCGCGACGCTGGCCGGAGGAAACACACAACAATGATCAAGCATCTTCGTAGCAGGCTTGCGGTTGCCGTCGTGATCGCCACGGCCGCCTTCACATTATCCGCGGCACATGCGCAGCAGAAGTCCGAGATCTCACTGTCGCGCCAGCCCGGCATTTTCTACATGCCGAGCCACATCATGGAAAAGCAGAAGCTGATCCAGAAGCATGCGGCCGCGCTCGGCGTGCCAGGCGTCACCACCAAATGGATCACCTTCTCGGGCGGCGGGGCGCAGACCGATGCGCTGCTGGCCGGCGGCGTCGACATCCTCAACACCGGCACCGGCAATCTGCTGCTGCTGTGGGATCGGACCCGCGGCGGGGTGAAGGGCATCGTCGCGACCTCGGCGCAGCCGATGACGCTGATAAGCCGCGATGCCAACATCAAGTCGATCAAGGATTTCGGCCCGAGCGACAAGATCGCGGTGCCGACGGTGAAAGTGTCGACCCAGGCGATCGTGCTTCAGATCGCGGCGGCCGAGGCCTTCGGCGCCGATCAATGGGCGAAGCTCGATACCAACACCGTGCAGCTCGGTCATCCCGACGCCTATGCGGCGCTCGCCAATCCCAAGCATGAGGTGCACACACACTTCTCGATTCCGCCGTTCACCTTCCTGGAGCTGAAGAACGTGCCGGGCGCGCATGTCGTGCTGTCGTCGCCCGACGTGATGGGCGGTCCGCTCAGCCAGGCCCAGTTCTTCACCACGACGAAATTCGCCGATGCCAATCCGAAGATCATCCAGGCCGTGCGCGACGCGACCAGGGAAGCGCAGGACCTGATCCGCAGCGACACCAGGCAAGCCGTCGAGATCTACAAGGAGATCACCGGCGACAAGACCTCGGTGGAAGAGCTGCTCGATCTCCTCAAGGAGCCCGGCATGATGGAGTGGAATCTCGAGCCGCAGGGCACGATGAAGTTCGCGGCGCATCTGTTCAAGACCGGCACGCTGAAGAGCCAGCCCAAGGCCTGGACCGATTATTATCTCCCCGTCGCGCACGATCTGAAGGGCAACTGATGGCGCTGCTCGACGTCAACGGGGTGACGCTGCGCTACAAGACCTCCAGCGCAGTCGTCACCGCCACCGAAAGGGTGAGCTTTACGGTCGACAAGTCCGACCGCTTCGTGCTGCTCGGGCCCTCCGGTTGCGGCAAGTCGACCTTGCTCAAGGCCGTCGGCGGTTACATGGCGCCGAGCGAGGGGCGCATGAGCATCAACGGCCGCGAGATCCGTGGTCCCGGCGCCGACCGCATGATGATCTTCCAGGAGTTCGATCAGCTGCTGCCCTGGAAGAGCGTGCTTGCGAACGTCATGTTCCCGCTGCTGACCGCGCGGAAGCTGTCGCGCAAGGAGGCCGAGGCGCGGGCGCGGTCCTATATCGAGAAGGTCGGCCTCACCCGTGTCGTCGATGCCTATCCGCACACGCTCTCCGGTGGCATGAAGCAGCGGGTTGCGATCGCGCGTGGCATGGCGATGGAGCCGGACATTCTCCTGATGGACGAGCCGTTCGCGGCGCTCGACGCGCTGACGCGGCGGACCTGCCAGGACGAGCTGCTCCAGCTCTGGAGCGAGACCAAGTTCACTGTGCTGTTCGTGACCCATTCGATTGCGGAGGCGATCCGCATCGGCAACCGCATCCTGCTGCTGTCGCCGCATCCCGGCCGCGTCAAGGCCGAGGTGGTCGACGTCGACAAGGTCTCCAGCGACGATGGCAGCGCCGGCCGGCTGGAGAAGGAGATCCACGATCTCCTCTTCGCTGCCGAAGCAACGGCGCATTGAAGGAGCCTCTCATGGGCGAAGCAAGAATATTGCTGCGTGACGCACCGGTGGCCGGCGGCGGTGTCGCCGAGGTCGAGCGCAAGCTCAGCGTGCCTGAAATGCTGTGGAACGACGGCTTCGTCCGCAAGACCGTCATCATCCTGTTTCTCGCCGCGGTCTGGGAGGCCTACGGCGTCACCCTCGACAATCCCCTGCTGTTTCCGACGCTGCACGACACGATCGCCACGCTCTGGGATCGCGTCAGGGACGGCACGATCCCGATGCGCGCCTGGGCTTCGCTCAAAGTTCTCTTCATGGGCTATTCGGCCGGCATCGTGCTCGCCGCCATCTTCACCGTGCTTGCGATCTCGACACGCATCGGGACAGACTTCCTGGAGACGGTCACGGCGATGTTCAACCCGCTGCCGGCGATCGCGCTGCTGCCGCTTGCGCTGATCTGGTTCGGTCTCGGCAATGGCAGCCTGGTCTTCGTGCTGATCCATTCGGTGCTGTGGCCGGTCGCGCTCAACACCCATTCCGGCTTCAAGAGCGTGTCCAACACGCTGCGCATGGTCGGCCGCAATTACGGCCTGCGCGGATTGCCCTATGTGGCGAAGATCCTGATCCCCGCCGCCTTCGGCTCGATCCTCACCGGCCTCAAGATCGGCTGGGCCTTTGCCTGGCGCACGCTGATCGCGGCCGAGCTGGTGTTCGGCGTGTCCTCGGGGCAGGGCGGGCTCGGCTGGTTCATCTTCGAAAACCGCAACCTCCTCGACATACCTGCGGTCTTCGCAGGCCTCTTGACGGTGATTATCATCGGGCTCTTTGTCGAGAACCTGATCTTCCGCACCATCGAGCGGAACACCGTGCAGAAATGGGGCACCCAATCATGACCAAGACCAAGAAGAAGACACCCGACCAGCTCCGCAGCGCCCGCTGGTTCGCGCCCGACGATCTTCGCTCGTTCGGCCATCGCTCCCGCGCCATGCAGATGGGTTATGCCCCGGAGGAGTGGAAGGACCGTCCGATCATCGCGATCCTCAACACCTGGTCGGATGCGCAGCCCTGCCACATGCACTTCAAGTCGCGCGTCGACGACGTCAAGCGCGGCATCCTGATGGCGGGCGGCCTGCCGCTGGAGCTGCCGGCACTGTCGCTGTCGGAATCGCTGCTGAAGCCGACCACCATGCTCTACCGCAATCTGCTGGCGATGGACGCCGAGGAGCTGCTGCGCAGCCATCCCGTCGACGGCGTGGTGCTGATGGGCGGCTGCGACAAGACCACGCCCGCGCTGCTGCTTGGCGCCACCTCGATGAACATCCCGGCGATCTACCTGCCGGCAGGTCCGATGCTGCGCGGCAACTGGAAGGGCAAGACGCTCGGCTCCGGCTCGGACGGCTGGAAATATTGGGACGAGCGACGCGCCGGCAAGATCTCCGAGAAGGACTGGCTCGACATCGAAGCCGGCATCGCCCGCAGCTACGGCACCTGCATGACCATGGGCACGGCCTCGACCATGACCGCGATCGCGGAAGCGATCGGCCTGACGCTGCCGGGCGCCTCCTCGATCCCCGCGGCGGACGCCAACCACATCCGCATGGCCTCCGAATGCGGCCGCCGCATCGTCGAGATGGTGTGGGAAGATCTGACGCCGAAGACGATCCAGACCCGCAAGGCGTTCGAGAACGCCATTGCGGTCGCGATGGCGATGGGCTGCTCGACCAATGCGATCATCCATCTGATCGCGCAGGCCCGCCGCGCCGGCCAGGACATCGGCCTTGACGATTTCGAGGTCGCGAGCCGCAAGGTACCCGTGATTGCCAACGTCCGCCCGAGCGGCGATGCCTATCTGATGGAGGACTTCTTCTACGCTGGTGGCCTGCCGGCGCTGATGAGCCAGATCAAGCCGCATTTGCATCTCGACTGCATCACCGTCACCGGCAAGACGCTCGGTGAGGACATCGCGCATGCGGAGGTGCACAATGACGACGTGATCCGCTCGGTCGACAATCCCATCTACAAGGAGGGCGCGCTCGCCGTGCTCAAGGGGAATCTCGCGCCCGACGGCTGCGTCATCAAGCCCTCCGCCTGCGCGCCGCGTTTCCTCAAGCACACCGGGCCGGCCCTGGTGTTCGACGACTATGCCTCGATGAAGAAGGCGGTCGAGGATCCCGATCTGGACGTCACCGAA includes:
- a CDS encoding PAS domain S-box protein, with product MTLATRLAVAMILLVAVAIAAVGWLSHYSLEQAFLPRVLERIESQSRLLASQLEAQTAGAHADIVTFSANAAVRGMIDAHFNGGVDPTDRLSEKTWRERLLTRLLADVGAHPAYAKFRVIGADGREYLRVDRSGPGGSVRIVPDEALQSKDDRFFFQDAIKLSEDQIYVSPVDLNVDDGVIQMPHVPTLRVAGPLFGPDHRLFGIVVVNIDMRQVFDRIRISMRQGESVYVVGRNGDYLVHPDRTREFGSQLGTPTRWQDDFPYFAATTGSTLTATQVVPDSDGKPSGTAIAPAILAEGQWVAIIRVVPNAVFMAPAVIIQRTTITIGLIAVMVAAVLAVLLARSLTRPIGRLTAAVEAIGRGKPANIPMDASGETGMLARAFARMVEETKAKTSALEHEVEERRRTEAARDQLAVRERLFSAAVESSDDSIVLQTLDGIIIGWNGAAERLYGHSAEEAVGQPTSIILPPDRREEGKDYLARIARGERIEHFETMRVHKDGSPVEISVSLSPIRGASGEIIGASGSARRLTDERRTERALQQQLEERRQLFDASQDLIMIMNSRGHIVQISPSSETILGYRPDEMIGRSGVDFIHPAHLEQSREEMRALRNGGSPKLADTRCFHKDGHEVWLSWLGNWSDQARRFFFVGRDMTEARLAEESLRESEHLARNIVETALDAFVQTDDRSTILNWSSRAEELFGWRRDEVLGRNAIDLIVAEAERERVTAGLARFLESAEGQTLNRRRELMCRRRDGKDFKAELSVTALRRREGVLFNVFYRDLTDKIASEERIRHAEKMEAVGQLTGGVAHDFNNILTVITGTIEILGEAVAKEPELVAITKMIDEAAGRGAELTQHLLAFARKQPLQPREIDINSLIIDTAKLLRPTLGEQIQIESVFEDESCVGIVDPNQLTTALLNLALNARDAMPGGGKLIVETGAAYLDEVYASANDVPPGRYVLIAVSDTGTGIPANMLARVFDPFFTSKGPGKGTGLGLSMVYGFIKQSAGHIKIYSEEGHGTTIKMYLPPGKTPTAVGEGVTQAAVEGGHETILVVEDDRLVREYVLAQLHSLGYVTLQAANAAEALAIVASGKPFDLLFTDVIMPGKMNGRQLADEVLKMHPDLRVVFTSGYTENAIIHHGRLDLGVLLLAKPYRKSDLARIIRKALSG
- a CDS encoding response regulator, which translates into the protein MANILIVDDDPAVQLTIRLILERAGHHVTVAGDGRKGLLLFEASQFELLFLDIFMPGMDGLETMRHIRARRPAIPIIVISGRSVTPDAYAEPDFLKMATKLGAVASLQKPFRPEALLAAVDSCLGSAQSSSPQQPNAGCGC
- a CDS encoding GntR family transcriptional regulator — translated: MEATHTAPRAARLDRARQAAPQVFERLRNAIIALELPPGAPLSRAVLAGQFGVSLTPVRDALMRLEEEGLVDVFPQHATVVSRIDISRAELAHFLRQALELEIVRLLAGNCDAALVVRLDQAIALQQQFAKAGDFEAFMAGDNDFHAQLYAAACKQELWTLVRSRSGHIDRLRRLHLPSPGKAQNIVRHHRLIARAIEAGDADAAQQHLRMHLSGTLSELDKIRSHHPEYLTD
- a CDS encoding ABC transporter substrate-binding protein, giving the protein MIKHLRSRLAVAVVIATAAFTLSAAHAQQKSEISLSRQPGIFYMPSHIMEKQKLIQKHAAALGVPGVTTKWITFSGGGAQTDALLAGGVDILNTGTGNLLLLWDRTRGGVKGIVATSAQPMTLISRDANIKSIKDFGPSDKIAVPTVKVSTQAIVLQIAAAEAFGADQWAKLDTNTVQLGHPDAYAALANPKHEVHTHFSIPPFTFLELKNVPGAHVVLSSPDVMGGPLSQAQFFTTTKFADANPKIIQAVRDATREAQDLIRSDTRQAVEIYKEITGDKTSVEELLDLLKEPGMMEWNLEPQGTMKFAAHLFKTGTLKSQPKAWTDYYLPVAHDLKGN
- a CDS encoding ABC transporter ATP-binding protein, translating into MALLDVNGVTLRYKTSSAVVTATERVSFTVDKSDRFVLLGPSGCGKSTLLKAVGGYMAPSEGRMSINGREIRGPGADRMMIFQEFDQLLPWKSVLANVMFPLLTARKLSRKEAEARARSYIEKVGLTRVVDAYPHTLSGGMKQRVAIARGMAMEPDILLMDEPFAALDALTRRTCQDELLQLWSETKFTVLFVTHSIAEAIRIGNRILLLSPHPGRVKAEVVDVDKVSSDDGSAGRLEKEIHDLLFAAEATAH
- a CDS encoding ABC transporter permease; the encoded protein is MGEARILLRDAPVAGGGVAEVERKLSVPEMLWNDGFVRKTVIILFLAAVWEAYGVTLDNPLLFPTLHDTIATLWDRVRDGTIPMRAWASLKVLFMGYSAGIVLAAIFTVLAISTRIGTDFLETVTAMFNPLPAIALLPLALIWFGLGNGSLVFVLIHSVLWPVALNTHSGFKSVSNTLRMVGRNYGLRGLPYVAKILIPAAFGSILTGLKIGWAFAWRTLIAAELVFGVSSGQGGLGWFIFENRNLLDIPAVFAGLLTVIIIGLFVENLIFRTIERNTVQKWGTQS
- the araD gene encoding L-arabinonate dehydratase; translated protein: MTKTKKKTPDQLRSARWFAPDDLRSFGHRSRAMQMGYAPEEWKDRPIIAILNTWSDAQPCHMHFKSRVDDVKRGILMAGGLPLELPALSLSESLLKPTTMLYRNLLAMDAEELLRSHPVDGVVLMGGCDKTTPALLLGATSMNIPAIYLPAGPMLRGNWKGKTLGSGSDGWKYWDERRAGKISEKDWLDIEAGIARSYGTCMTMGTASTMTAIAEAIGLTLPGASSIPAADANHIRMASECGRRIVEMVWEDLTPKTIQTRKAFENAIAVAMAMGCSTNAIIHLIAQARRAGQDIGLDDFEVASRKVPVIANVRPSGDAYLMEDFFYAGGLPALMSQIKPHLHLDCITVTGKTLGEDIAHAEVHNDDVIRSVDNPIYKEGALAVLKGNLAPDGCVIKPSACAPRFLKHTGPALVFDDYASMKKAVEDPDLDVTEDHILILRNAGPQGGPGMPEWGMLPIPTKLVKQGVRDMVRISDARMSGTSYGACILHVSPESYIGGPLALVRNGDRITLDVAARAINLDVPEAELDKRRAAWKQPERRFERGYGWMFTKHIKQANEGCDFDFLETDFGAPIGEPSIY